AGGGGCAAGTGCAGCTTTGCCGCGGGTGAAGCGTTGGAGTGCGCGCCTTGCTTGCCCTTGAGGCCGTATGGTCTCAAGGGCAAGCTGCTTTGGGAGGGAACGTTCGCTTCGTTGTGGGGGAGGGGCCTGACGCAACCGCAACGCACAGCGAGTGCGGCGGAAGGCTGCCGCATGCGGGGCTGCGATTGCGGCGGCGCGGGCCGCCTTGCCGCCGCGGGCCTTCAGGCCAGGTCGCGGGCCATATCGCGTTCCGCCGCGCGGCGTTTGAGGGTCTCGCGGTGGTCGTGGAGCTTTTTGCCCCGGCCCAGGGCGATTTCCACCTTGACCTTGCCGCGGCTCATATAGAGGCGCACGGGCACCACGGTGAGGCCCTTTTGGGCCACCAGGCCGGCAAATTTGGCGATTTCGCGCTTGTGGAGCAACAGTTTGCGGTCCCGGTCCGGCTCCTGCGGGACATAGCCCGCGTTGCTGTAGGGGGCGATGTGCAGCGAGACGAGCCAGGCCTCGCCCCGGCGAAACTCCACATAGCTGTCTACAAAGTTGACCTTGCCCGCGCGGATGCTTTTTACTTCCGGGCCGGTAAGCGCCAGGCCCGCCTCGGTGAATTCCGAAAGTTCATAGAGGTGCCTGGCTTTTTTGTTCTGGGCGAGGGCGCTGTTTTTCTGGCTCATGGCTGACTGTGGGTGAACAGGCTGGTGGTGTGGAAGGCCAGCTCGTGCCCCAGGGATTGTTGCAGGGTTTCGCGCACCATGCGTTTGGAGGCGGCCACGTCCGTGCTCAGGAGCACGCTGTGGGCCAGGTCCATGCAGTCGGCGGCGTTGAAGTGGCGGATAAGGTGCTTCATGCCCGGCACAAAGCGCGGCGCGGCCGAAACCGTGTCCACGCCCATGCCCAGCAGCAGGGCCAGACCAAAGGGATCCGAAGCCAGCTCCCCGCAGACGGAAACGCCGATGCCCTCGCGGTGGGCCGCGTCGATGACGCGCTTGAGCGAGCGCACCACGGCCGGGTGCAGGGGCTCGTTCAGGTAAGCCACATGCCGGTTGTTGCGGTCTATGCCCATGATGTAGTGGATGAGGTCATTGGTGCCGATGCTGAAAAAGTCGCATTCGCGGGCCAGGGCGTCGCAGATCATGGCGGCGGCCGGGGTTTCGATCATGATGCCCAGGGGCAGGGCCGCCGCGTGGGGCAGGTTCTGGGCGCTGAGGTCCTGGTGCAGCTCCTGCATAATGCGGCGCACCTGCTGCACCTCGTCCATGGCGGCCACCATGGGCAGCATGATGGCCACGTTGCCGTTGGCCCCCGCGCGCATAAGCGCCCGCAACTGGGTGCGGAAGATGCCCTGGTGGCGCAGGCAGAAGCGGATGCCGCGCAGGCCCAGGGCCGGGTTGGGCTCCTTGAGCACGGCCTGGGCGTGGAGCATTTTATCTGCGCCCACGTCCAGGGTGCGGAAGACCACTTTTTGCGGGGCCAGCCTGCGGGCTACGTCGGCGTATTCCTGCAGCAGGTCTTCCTCCGTGGGCAGGCGGTCGGTAAAATAAGCAAATTCTGTGCGGTACAGGCCCACGCCGTCGGCGCCGCATTCCTGCGCGGCGGCGAGCTCCGAGGGGTTTTCCAGGTTGGCCTGCACGCCCACGCGCACGCCGTCGCACATCTCGGCGGGCCAGTGTGCGGCCTTGAGGGTGCGGGTTTCCCAAGCTGTGTAGGCATCCCGGCGGCTGGCGTAGCGGGCCAGGTCCGCCTCGTCGGGGCCCAGCAGCACGCAGCCGCCCAGGCCGTCCACGATGATGGGTTCCCGTTCCCGGGCAATGTCCACCAGCCCGGTAACGCCGGCCAGGCCCGGAATGTGCAGCCCGCGCGAGAGGATGGCCGTGTGGGAGGTGGGGCCGCCCTCTGTGGTGACAATGCCCAGCACCTTATCCAGATCCAGCTCCATGACGTCCGCCGGGGAGAGATCCTCGGCCGCCAGCACGCCGGGTTCGCTGCCCGCGTCCTGGGCCGGATCGGCGGAGAGCCTGTCGCGCAGGCGCAGCCCCACGGCGCGGATGTCCTGGGCGCGGTCGCGCAGGTAGGGGTCGTCCATGCCGCGGAACAGGGTGCAGAGCTCGTCCACCGTGAGCTTGAGCGCCCAGGCGGCGCAGACCTGCTTGCGCGCAATGCGCGCCAGGGCGGCGTTGAGCAGCTTGGGGTCGCGGACGATTTCCATCTGGGCGGCGATGACGTCGCGGTATTCCGCCAGGTCTTCGGGCACGTTTTCCATGGTGGCCTGCAGGGCGGCGCGCACGTCGGCGGCGGCGGCGCGCAGAACGTCCTGCTCGGCGGCGACCTGCTCCGCGCGGATGCGGCGTTCCTCATCCTGGCGCATGCGGTGCATAAAGCGCACCGTGCCAATGGCAATGCCGGGGGAAACGGGCGTACCAAAAAGAAGAGCGCGTGCCATGGTTCAGTCCTGAAGGGTGCTCAAAAAGCGG
This is a stretch of genomic DNA from Desulfovibrio legallii. It encodes these proteins:
- the ptsP gene encoding phosphoenolpyruvate--protein phosphotransferase, whose protein sequence is MARALLFGTPVSPGIAIGTVRFMHRMRQDEERRIRAEQVAAEQDVLRAAAADVRAALQATMENVPEDLAEYRDVIAAQMEIVRDPKLLNAALARIARKQVCAAWALKLTVDELCTLFRGMDDPYLRDRAQDIRAVGLRLRDRLSADPAQDAGSEPGVLAAEDLSPADVMELDLDKVLGIVTTEGGPTSHTAILSRGLHIPGLAGVTGLVDIAREREPIIVDGLGGCVLLGPDEADLARYASRRDAYTAWETRTLKAAHWPAEMCDGVRVGVQANLENPSELAAAQECGADGVGLYRTEFAYFTDRLPTEEDLLQEYADVARRLAPQKVVFRTLDVGADKMLHAQAVLKEPNPALGLRGIRFCLRHQGIFRTQLRALMRAGANGNVAIMLPMVAAMDEVQQVRRIMQELHQDLSAQNLPHAAALPLGIMIETPAAAMICDALARECDFFSIGTNDLIHYIMGIDRNNRHVAYLNEPLHPAVVRSLKRVIDAAHREGIGVSVCGELASDPFGLALLLGMGVDTVSAAPRFVPGMKHLIRHFNAADCMDLAHSVLLSTDVAASKRMVRETLQQSLGHELAFHTTSLFTHSQP
- the smpB gene encoding SsrA-binding protein SmpB; translation: MSQKNSALAQNKKARHLYELSEFTEAGLALTGPEVKSIRAGKVNFVDSYVEFRRGEAWLVSLHIAPYSNAGYVPQEPDRDRKLLLHKREIAKFAGLVAQKGLTVVPVRLYMSRGKVKVEIALGRGKKLHDHRETLKRRAAERDMARDLA